A genomic region of Solanum dulcamara chromosome 2, daSolDulc1.2, whole genome shotgun sequence contains the following coding sequences:
- the LOC129880377 gene encoding uncharacterized protein LOC129880377, translating into MDNWCFVHYYTTRQCQCCTTTTTTQQQEEEQIEEEFLQEEETRNCNNSTRIHVMASRYSKISPIISIFVFFLFSVCPVLSLETQQFNLVNQTFKPGDDMKIIESHLMKINKPSLKTIQSPDGDLIDCVLTHQQPAFDHPQLKGQKPLELGERPRSSGHNINSLEFENFQLWSMSGETCPEGTIPVRRTKEQDILRASSIRRFGRKLRRPVRRDTTSNGHEHAVGYVTGDQYYGAKASINVWAPKVTNQYEFSLSQMWVISGSFGDDLNTIEAGWQVSPELYGDNYPRFFTYWTSDAYQATGCYNLLCSGFVQTNNRIAIGAAISPTSSYNGGQYDISIMIWKDPKHGHWWLEFGSGVLVGYWPSFLFTHLRGSASMIQFGGEIVNSKGNGFHTSTQMGSGHFAGEGFGKASYFRNLQVVDWDNSLIPLSNLKVLADHPNCYDIQGGINRVWGNYFYYGGPGRNQRCP; encoded by the exons ATGGATAATTGGTGTTTTGTTCATTATTACACAACAAGACAATGCCAATGTTGtactactacaacaacaacacaacaacaagaagaagaacaaaTAGAGGAAGAATTTTtacaagaagaagaaacaagaaactGCAACAATTCCACAAGAATTCATGTTATGGCTTCTAGATATTCCAAGATTTCACCAatcatttctatttttgttttcttcctcTTCTCTGTTTGTCCTGTTTTGTCACTAGAAACACAACAATTCAACCTAGTCAATCAAACTTTCAAGCCAGGTGATGACATGAAAATCATTGAATCACATCTCATGAAAATCAACAAACCTTCTCTCAAGACAATTCAG AGTCCTGATGGAGATCTTATAGACTGTGtattaactcatcaacaaccaGCTTTTGATCACCCTCAGTTAAAGGGACAAAAACCATTG GAACTAGGTGAGAGGCCAAGATCATCAGGGCACAACATAAATTCATTGGAATTTGAAAATTTCCAACTTTGGAGCATGTCTGGAGAAACATGTCCAGAAGGAACAATTCCAGTTCGAAGAACAAAAGAACAAGACATTCTAAGAGCTAGTTCTATTCGAAGATTTGGTAGAAAACTTAGAAGACCTGTTCGTAGAGACACTACTAGTAATGGCCATGAG CATGCAGTAGGATATGTAACTGGAGATCAATATTATGGTGCAAAAGCAAGTATAAATGTGTGGGCACCTAAAGTTACCAATCAATATGAATTCAGTTTATCACAAATGTGGGTTATTTCTGGTTCATTTGGTGATGATCTCAATACCATTGAAGCTGGTTGGCAG GTAAGTCCAGAGTTATATGGTGACAATTATCCAAGGTTCTTCACCTACTGGACC AGTGATGCATACCAAGCCACAGGATGCTACAATTTATTGTGTTCAGGATTTGTTCAGACAAATAATAGAATAGCAATTGGGGCAGCAATTTCTCCAACATCCTCTTATAATGGTGGTCAATATGATATTAGCATCATGATTTGGAAG GATCCAAAGCATGGACATTGGTGGTTGGAATTTGGATCAGGAGTATTAGTAGGATATTGGCCATCATTTTTATTCACACATCTTAGGGGTTCAGCAAGTATGATACAATTTGGAGGTGAAATAGTGAATAGTAAAGGGAATGGATTTCACACATCAACACAAATGGGAAGTGGACATTTTGCTGGTGAAGGTTTTGGTAAAGCATCTTATTTTAGAAATTTGCAAGTGGTTGATTGGGATAATAGTTTAATACCATTATCTAATCTCAAAGTATTAGCTGATCATCCTAATTGTTATGATATTCAAGGTGGGATTAATCGTGTTTGgggtaattatttttattatggaGGACCTGGAAGAAATCAACGTTGTCCTTAA